One genomic segment of Pseudoalteromonas sp. GCY includes these proteins:
- the nagK gene encoding N-acetylglucosamine kinase, protein MMAKQVNQDQLYIGVDGGGTKCRATIYSLQHGVLGTGLGGPANPLHGLERTLESIMVSTQMALQDAGLRVEQVHELNAGLGLAGVNLPALYDKIMQWEHPFKQMFLTTDLHTACIGAHEGSDGAVIITGTGSCGFALVDGKTVNYGGHGFAQGDMGSGAWMGLEAVKAALLDLDGLGEKTSLSQVLLEHFSAKGAMGIAEQMAGQPSSGYAKLARYVLEQAKLNDEIALSIVNSGAEYISRLAQRLLELNPPRLSMIGGLSEPLQPWLDPEVAKQVQLPKQPPEMGAIYFAIQSAGQEFKKAN, encoded by the coding sequence ATGATGGCTAAACAGGTTAACCAAGACCAACTATACATCGGCGTCGATGGTGGTGGAACAAAATGCCGCGCTACAATTTATTCTCTTCAACATGGCGTTTTGGGTACGGGTCTAGGCGGTCCTGCTAATCCCTTACATGGTTTAGAGCGCACGCTTGAATCTATCATGGTGTCGACACAAATGGCGTTACAAGACGCAGGTCTTCGTGTTGAACAAGTACATGAGCTAAATGCAGGTCTTGGTCTTGCAGGTGTTAACTTACCCGCGCTCTATGACAAAATCATGCAATGGGAGCATCCCTTTAAACAAATGTTCCTTACCACAGATTTACACACCGCGTGTATTGGTGCTCATGAGGGTAGCGATGGTGCAGTGATTATTACCGGCACCGGCTCCTGTGGTTTTGCCTTAGTTGATGGTAAAACAGTGAACTATGGTGGTCATGGCTTTGCTCAAGGCGATATGGGTAGTGGTGCTTGGATGGGGTTAGAGGCGGTAAAAGCTGCGTTACTCGACCTCGATGGCCTTGGCGAAAAAACGTCATTGAGCCAAGTATTACTAGAGCACTTCAGTGCGAAAGGGGCAATGGGTATTGCAGAGCAAATGGCGGGGCAGCCGTCTAGCGGCTATGCAAAGCTGGCTCGTTATGTATTAGAGCAAGCAAAACTAAATGATGAAATTGCCCTTTCAATTGTGAATTCAGGTGCGGAATATATCAGTCGTTTAGCTCAGCGTTTACTTGAATTAAACCCGCCTAGACTCTCTATGATCGGCGGATTATCCGAGCCGCTACAACCTTGGCTCGACCCAGAAGTTGCAAAGCAAGTCCAATTACCTAAACAACCTCCTGAAATGGGGGCTATTTACTTTGCTATTCAAAGTGCAGGTCAAGAATTTAAAAAGGCGAACTAA
- the tnpB gene encoding IS66 family insertion sequence element accessory protein TnpB codes for MSGQMFAFYNKNKNKLKVLYWDNTGFALW; via the coding sequence ATGAGCGGCCAAATGTTTGCGTTTTATAATAAAAATAAGAACAAGCTGAAGGTGTTGTATTGGGATAACACCGGCTTCGCTTTGTGGTAA
- a CDS encoding acyl carrier protein, producing the protein MFSLNELKTIIETRFKMDVSKTSGDTSLEDIGFDSLSQLDLAQAIHKQHGIKISDDDMESISTLDDVVNYVSGKLS; encoded by the coding sequence ATGTTTTCACTAAACGAACTTAAAACGATCATTGAAACTAGATTCAAAATGGATGTATCTAAAACTTCCGGAGATACTTCTCTCGAAGATATCGGTTTTGATTCTCTTTCTCAGCTGGATCTTGCTCAGGCGATCCATAAACAACACGGCATTAAAATTAGCGATGATGATATGGAGTCAATCTCAACGCTAGATGATGTTGTTAACTATGTCAGCGGGAAACTGTCATGA
- the nudC gene encoding NAD(+) diphosphatase, translated as MTLDRASNERKDQNWLLSQMGDNSRWLLIQDDANLVRVRDNELHYLSRIEVADLALQDAIFLGRDEAHSYFALDVSKQRDKLSFIDSESEFIDMRQVGRNLPRQQGSIGVLARGLCYWHKTHCFCGRCGQPNKMVEAGHARRCVNPECRHMTFPRTDPAVIMLVTHVFPDGVERCLLGRQAIWPEGVFSTLAGFVDPGESLEQAVIREVMEEAGVEAYDATYIASQPWPFPSSLMLGFIAKAKTTEIFVEQDELEQAKWFSRAELNTFSEWGDTKPGYKLTREDSISRYLVEYWRAQSEE; from the coding sequence ATGACGTTAGACAGAGCGTCTAACGAAAGAAAAGATCAAAACTGGTTATTATCTCAAATGGGTGACAATAGTCGCTGGTTATTAATTCAAGACGACGCTAATTTAGTGCGTGTCCGAGATAATGAATTACATTATCTTTCTCGAATAGAAGTCGCTGATTTAGCACTCCAAGACGCGATATTCTTAGGTCGTGACGAAGCGCACAGCTATTTTGCGCTTGACGTCTCCAAACAACGAGACAAGCTTTCTTTTATTGACTCCGAGTCAGAATTCATCGACATGCGCCAAGTGGGTCGTAACTTACCAAGGCAACAAGGCTCAATTGGCGTGCTTGCACGAGGCTTATGTTACTGGCATAAAACCCATTGTTTTTGCGGACGTTGTGGGCAACCCAATAAAATGGTTGAAGCAGGTCATGCAAGACGTTGTGTTAACCCCGAATGTCGTCATATGACGTTTCCACGTACAGATCCAGCCGTTATCATGCTTGTCACTCATGTTTTCCCTGATGGCGTTGAGCGCTGCTTGTTGGGCCGTCAGGCAATTTGGCCAGAAGGCGTATTTTCGACGCTGGCTGGGTTTGTTGACCCCGGCGAGTCGTTAGAGCAAGCCGTTATAAGGGAAGTGATGGAAGAAGCGGGTGTTGAAGCATACGACGCCACTTATATTGCCTCGCAGCCTTGGCCGTTCCCGTCTTCACTTATGCTTGGATTTATCGCGAAGGCGAAAACCACAGAGATTTTTGTCGAGCAAGATGAGCTTGAGCAAGCAAAATGGTTTTCACGGGCGGAGCTTAATACATTTTCAGAGTGGGGTGATACAAAGCCCGGCTATAAACTCACCAGAGAAGACTCTATCTCCAGATATTTAGTTGAATACTGGCGTGCACAATCAGAAGAGTAA
- the nagA gene encoding N-acetylglucosamine-6-phosphate deacetylase, translating into MTTQCYFAPEFFDGECFKNNVFFEVKNGQIRYVTESQVTNVRKLSGLVVPGFIDVQVNGGGGAFFNAEQSTTCLATMVRAHGQFGSTGLMPTLITDKIEVMQQAADATAEAIATNQPGVLGIHFEGPHLSHPKKGTHSEKFIRPISEQEFAVYARQDLGIKMVTLAPETVPLSDIERLISLGVKVCIGHSNADYETANAALSVGVDGFTHLFNAMSAFTSREPGVVGAALWNDNSWCGLIVDGHHVHPLSAQLAIRTKQRGKMMLVTDAMPPVGTDDTEFDFFDGRKVIRTGDRLNSTTGELAGSVLDMASAVRNTVNTLNVSLAESLRMASLYPAQYLGLSQKGHLRSGADADFVVLDSDLIVKQTYIGGQLL; encoded by the coding sequence ATGACGACTCAATGTTATTTTGCTCCAGAGTTTTTTGATGGTGAATGTTTTAAAAATAACGTTTTTTTCGAGGTAAAGAACGGTCAAATTCGTTATGTAACTGAGTCGCAAGTAACCAATGTTAGGAAACTTTCAGGGTTAGTTGTTCCAGGCTTTATTGACGTTCAAGTTAATGGTGGTGGTGGCGCATTTTTTAACGCCGAGCAATCCACGACATGCTTGGCGACTATGGTTAGAGCACATGGCCAATTTGGTTCCACGGGATTAATGCCAACCCTTATCACTGACAAGATTGAAGTGATGCAACAAGCGGCAGATGCAACAGCAGAAGCTATTGCTACTAATCAGCCCGGAGTGCTTGGGATCCATTTTGAAGGTCCACACTTATCTCATCCTAAAAAGGGTACGCATAGCGAAAAGTTCATCAGACCAATTTCAGAGCAAGAGTTTGCGGTTTACGCGCGTCAAGATTTAGGCATCAAAATGGTGACTTTAGCACCTGAAACTGTGCCACTTAGCGATATCGAACGCTTGATTTCACTGGGTGTGAAAGTGTGTATCGGTCATTCAAACGCGGATTATGAAACGGCTAATGCCGCGCTCAGCGTTGGCGTGGATGGCTTTACTCACCTATTTAACGCAATGTCTGCGTTCACTTCCCGTGAGCCGGGCGTTGTCGGCGCAGCGCTTTGGAATGACAATAGCTGGTGTGGTTTGATCGTTGATGGCCATCACGTTCATCCATTGTCGGCGCAGCTTGCGATTCGTACTAAGCAGCGCGGCAAAATGATGCTAGTGACGGATGCCATGCCTCCGGTTGGTACAGATGATACGGAGTTTGACTTTTTTGATGGCAGAAAAGTTATTCGTACCGGTGATCGGTTAAATTCAACAACCGGTGAGCTTGCTGGCAGTGTATTGGATATGGCAAGTGCAGTGCGAAACACCGTCAATACGCTTAACGTGAGCCTAGCTGAGAGTTTACGCATGGCCTCTCTTTACCCTGCGCAATATCTTGGCCTGTCTCAAAAGGGGCATCTAAGATCGGGCGCTGATGCTGATTTCGTGGTGCTCGACAGCGATTTGATTGTGAAGCAAACCTATATTGGTGGTCAGTTGCTATAA
- a CDS encoding cystathionine beta-lyase, with protein sequence MKKHTKIVAAGRKAEYTKGVVNPVVQRASTVVFESVAEMQEAIKGRGHRTLFYGRRGTNTHFALQDAITELENGAGCALYPSGAAAIAQSLLSFLKAGDHLLMVDTAYEPTRDLCDKLLKGYGIETTYYDPMVGAGIDALIQDNTKVLFLESPGSITMEVQDVPAMVEVAKRRGVITMLDNTWGNGWQFRPLDHGVDISIQAATKYIVGHSDVMMGVAVANERYWPELREHSYLLGQCTSADDAYLALRGLRTMPARLKQHEQSAKIVAKWLEAHPLVDHVRHPAFETCPGHEFFKRDFDGSNGLFSIVMKEGSQKAINRFLDALSHFKMGFSWGGYESLVTANKTMEHLRSATGWTLGPVIRLHIGLEDVEDLIEDLEHALKVYEQNLAKS encoded by the coding sequence ATGAAAAAGCATACTAAAATCGTTGCTGCTGGAAGAAAAGCAGAATATACCAAAGGGGTAGTAAACCCAGTTGTTCAGCGCGCCTCTACCGTGGTTTTTGAGAGCGTTGCAGAAATGCAAGAAGCGATAAAAGGCCGTGGACATCGCACATTGTTTTACGGCCGCCGTGGCACCAATACCCATTTCGCCTTGCAAGATGCCATTACAGAGCTTGAAAATGGTGCGGGTTGCGCCTTATATCCGTCCGGTGCTGCTGCTATCGCACAGTCACTACTGTCATTTTTAAAAGCAGGTGATCACTTGCTGATGGTGGATACTGCGTATGAACCAACCAGAGATTTGTGCGATAAGCTGTTAAAAGGCTATGGTATCGAAACCACTTATTATGACCCTATGGTTGGTGCTGGTATTGACGCGTTAATTCAAGACAATACCAAAGTGTTGTTCTTAGAGTCTCCAGGTTCAATCACCATGGAAGTTCAAGATGTGCCTGCGATGGTTGAAGTTGCAAAGCGCCGTGGCGTTATCACTATGCTTGATAATACGTGGGGCAATGGCTGGCAATTTCGTCCGCTCGATCATGGTGTTGATATCAGCATTCAAGCGGCAACTAAGTATATTGTAGGGCATTCGGATGTCATGATGGGGGTTGCCGTTGCAAATGAGCGTTATTGGCCTGAGCTTAGAGAGCACTCGTATTTACTTGGTCAATGTACTTCTGCAGATGATGCTTATTTAGCACTACGTGGGTTACGTACTATGCCTGCGAGGTTAAAGCAACACGAGCAGTCGGCAAAGATAGTGGCGAAATGGCTCGAAGCGCATCCGCTCGTGGATCACGTTAGACATCCCGCTTTTGAGACTTGCCCCGGTCATGAATTCTTCAAGCGAGACTTTGATGGCAGTAATGGTTTATTTTCAATCGTAATGAAAGAAGGTAGCCAAAAGGCGATTAACCGTTTCTTAGATGCCTTATCCCATTTTAAAATGGGTTTCTCATGGGGCGGCTATGAAAGCTTAGTTACAGCCAATAAAACCATGGAGCATTTGCGATCAGCCACAGGTTGGACACTTGGCCCCGTGATCCGCCTTCACATCGGTCTTGAAGACGTAGAAGACTTGATAGAAGATTTAGAACACGCACTTAAGGTCTACGAACAAAACCTCGCGAAATCTTAA
- a CDS encoding isopenicillin N synthase family dioxygenase, whose amino-acid sequence MQQLPTVDYQSPNAAKEFVESLRNTGFGVLKNHPIPQELVESIYKHWQEFFNSEEKHEFLFNKETQDGYFPPEVSEVAKGFTVKDIKEYFHVYPKGRVPAQLEAEIREYYRLASEFAQELLSWVQAEAPADVRARFSIDLKDMIKESEQTLLRILHYPPMTGDEEPGAIRAAAHGDINLLTVLPAANEPGLQVQRQDGSWLDVPCDFGSLIINIGDMLQEASGDYFPSTIHRVINPTGKASTKSRISLPLFLHPRPDVVLSERYTADSYLQERLRELGVK is encoded by the coding sequence ATGCAACAGTTACCTACCGTAGACTATCAATCGCCAAATGCTGCGAAAGAATTTGTAGAATCTTTAAGAAACACGGGTTTCGGTGTACTAAAAAATCACCCAATCCCACAAGAGTTGGTTGAATCAATCTACAAACATTGGCAAGAATTTTTTAATTCAGAAGAAAAACACGAGTTCCTTTTCAATAAAGAAACCCAAGACGGTTACTTCCCACCAGAAGTCTCTGAAGTTGCGAAAGGTTTTACAGTAAAAGACATTAAAGAGTACTTTCACGTTTATCCAAAAGGTCGCGTACCGGCTCAATTAGAAGCGGAAATTCGTGAATATTACCGTTTAGCGAGCGAGTTTGCTCAAGAACTGCTAAGCTGGGTGCAAGCTGAAGCGCCTGCAGATGTGAGAGCGAGATTCTCTATTGACCTTAAAGATATGATCAAAGAATCAGAGCAAACATTACTACGTATTCTTCATTACCCACCAATGACAGGTGATGAAGAACCAGGTGCAATTCGCGCCGCAGCTCATGGTGATATCAATCTACTTACTGTATTACCAGCGGCAAATGAGCCTGGCCTGCAAGTGCAAAGACAAGATGGCAGTTGGTTAGACGTACCATGCGACTTTGGTTCGTTGATTATTAACATTGGTGACATGCTGCAAGAGGCGTCGGGTGATTACTTCCCATCGACAATTCACCGTGTGATTAACCCAACAGGCAAAGCGTCGACGAAATCTCGTATTTCATTGCCGCTATTCTTGCATCCAAGACCGGATGTTGTGTTGTCAGAGCGTTACACTGCAGATAGCTATTTGCAAGAGCGTTTGAGAGAACTTGGGGTCAAGTAA
- a CDS encoding hybrid sensor histidine kinase/response regulator, with product MSDILIVDDMPENLQVLQLILRKEGYKVLAARGGDIALGIVKKHQPELIITDIKMPNMSGIELCKVLKSDNSTTAIPVIFVSAYEDSESLVQAFEVGGVDYITKPYKPAEIIARVNTQFKLIEAQKLAVKQQLSKAINQMVMGIAHEINTPLGTSITSNTFLEGVMQELQSALTAGTLTQDGLVTGFEQIKDSSALCSRNLEKVAKFVSLLKSVSQSERDSSCADVKLQEIETRLKKDFSKQDVQIQFVGNTTTEIYVDGQALVEVLSNLVENSIAHAWIDHDHLATITFTHSGNNLHVNYTDNGIGLRGVSTQELLKPFVTTKRGNAGHVGLSANLTANLISGALNGEFSVKNTPQGLEWDIQIPIDAPDNA from the coding sequence ATGTCAGACATTTTAATTGTTGACGATATGCCGGAAAACCTCCAGGTATTGCAGCTCATACTAAGAAAGGAAGGATATAAAGTATTAGCAGCACGAGGGGGGGACATTGCCTTAGGTATCGTTAAAAAGCATCAGCCTGAATTAATTATTACTGATATAAAAATGCCAAATATGTCGGGAATTGAACTATGTAAAGTGCTTAAGTCCGACAATTCGACGACGGCCATTCCCGTTATTTTTGTGAGTGCTTATGAAGACAGCGAGAGCTTGGTACAAGCATTCGAGGTCGGTGGTGTTGATTACATCACCAAACCCTATAAACCCGCTGAAATCATAGCCAGAGTAAACACCCAATTTAAGTTAATTGAAGCGCAAAAATTAGCGGTAAAACAGCAGCTATCTAAAGCCATAAACCAAATGGTGATGGGGATCGCACACGAAATTAATACCCCGCTTGGTACCAGTATTACGTCAAACACCTTTTTAGAAGGCGTCATGCAAGAGCTACAAAGTGCACTCACCGCAGGTACGCTTACGCAGGATGGGTTGGTTACGGGGTTTGAACAGATCAAAGACAGTAGTGCGCTGTGCAGCCGTAATCTAGAAAAAGTGGCTAAGTTTGTCAGCTTATTAAAATCGGTCTCTCAGTCTGAGCGAGATAGCAGCTGTGCTGACGTTAAATTACAAGAAATAGAAACAAGACTGAAAAAAGATTTTTCAAAGCAAGACGTACAAATCCAGTTTGTTGGTAACACAACAACAGAGATTTATGTGGATGGACAAGCTCTGGTTGAGGTACTGAGCAACTTAGTTGAAAATTCCATTGCGCATGCTTGGATTGACCATGATCACCTTGCCACCATCACCTTTACGCACTCGGGTAACAATTTACATGTGAATTATACTGACAATGGAATAGGGCTTAGAGGAGTTAGTACACAAGAGTTATTAAAACCATTTGTTACAACAAAAAGAGGTAATGCAGGCCATGTTGGGTTAAGCGCAAATTTAACTGCCAACTTGATTTCAGGGGCACTCAATGGAGAGTTTAGTGTGAAAAATACACCGCAAGGGTTGGAGTGGGATATCCAAATACCGATAGATGCCCCCGATAATGCTTGA
- the nagX gene encoding transmembrane glucosamine N-acetyltransferase NagX — MTTNNKPKRLASLDALRGMDMFWILGGQSIFAALFVLTGWQGWKAFEAHTLHSPWHGFTFYDLIFPLFIFLSGVAMGLSPKRIDHLPFNERKPFYLKALKRLLLLCAFGVLYNHGWGTGIPMDPDGVRYASVLGRIAFAWFFCALLVWHTSLRTLAYVGVGILLFYWLLLCFVPVPGGQAGDLSANGVGSWNAFIDTYLLPGISYQNRPVDPEGVLSSLPAIVNAIAGVFAGRAIANAQTQGEWKTVGILTGSGVLVLALGWLWDMQFPVNKELWTSSFVLVTVGWSAILLAVFYAIVDVLSFQRWAYPFVIIGANSIIIYLASSLVNWTFISKSIFGGVIAAVPTAWQPLIAVFALLAVQLLVLHWMYKRRIFVSV, encoded by the coding sequence ATGACAACGAATAATAAGCCAAAGCGACTTGCGTCTTTAGATGCCTTACGCGGCATGGATATGTTCTGGATCTTAGGTGGCCAGTCTATTTTTGCGGCACTGTTTGTATTGACCGGATGGCAAGGGTGGAAGGCGTTTGAAGCGCACACGCTGCACAGCCCTTGGCATGGCTTCACTTTTTATGATCTTATCTTTCCACTGTTTATCTTTTTATCGGGTGTGGCGATGGGCTTGTCGCCTAAACGTATCGACCATTTGCCCTTTAATGAACGTAAACCGTTTTATCTCAAAGCACTGAAGCGCCTTTTGTTACTGTGTGCTTTTGGCGTGTTATACAACCATGGTTGGGGAACTGGGATCCCAATGGATCCTGACGGTGTTCGCTACGCCAGTGTGTTAGGTCGCATCGCGTTTGCTTGGTTCTTTTGTGCTTTACTGGTTTGGCATACGAGTTTGCGAACCTTGGCCTATGTGGGTGTAGGCATATTGTTATTTTATTGGTTACTGCTTTGCTTTGTCCCAGTTCCTGGTGGGCAAGCGGGGGACTTAAGTGCAAATGGTGTTGGTAGTTGGAATGCGTTCATTGACACGTATTTACTACCAGGGATCAGTTATCAAAATCGTCCTGTTGACCCAGAAGGTGTGCTGTCAAGCTTACCTGCCATTGTAAATGCTATCGCAGGTGTATTTGCTGGTCGTGCTATTGCTAATGCACAAACGCAGGGAGAGTGGAAAACCGTTGGTATTTTGACAGGCTCTGGTGTACTCGTCTTAGCACTAGGTTGGCTTTGGGACATGCAATTTCCAGTTAATAAAGAACTGTGGACAAGCTCATTTGTGCTAGTAACCGTAGGCTGGAGTGCAATTCTACTTGCGGTATTTTACGCGATAGTAGATGTACTCAGCTTTCAACGTTGGGCGTATCCATTTGTTATTATAGGAGCCAATTCCATTATTATTTATTTGGCCTCAAGCTTAGTGAATTGGACCTTTATTAGTAAAAGCATATTCGGTGGCGTGATTGCCGCCGTGCCAACAGCGTGGCAGCCGCTAATTGCTGTTTTTGCGCTACTGGCGGTACAGCTTTTAGTGCTGCATTGGATGTATAAACGCCGTATTTTTGTAAGTGTATAA
- a CDS encoding beta-ketoacyl-ACP synthase III, with protein sequence MTAVIRGIGVCVPPKIVTNDDISKTLDTSDLWIRERTGIERRYMVDGEISTMDLAIKAGLRAIESAQTNKIDMVIVATTSPERLCPAVAPEVADKMGLKGVAAYDITSACAGFVYGMATAKGFVESGIADTVLLIGAEAFTKFVNKDDRTTWPIFGDGAGAMVIGKGEPDELGAIGQFDLGADGSLSDALCTHAGGARQRVKDSLGQHAQSHAYYLSMNGRVVYENAVSQMTQSSLKAVRQNDLTIEELDWMIGHQANIRILQTVAYELDLPECKVASNIADHGNTLTASIPLLLNDYAHSNQLKPGQKLLITAFGAGFSWGSTVVTWPDLRTYQKEWN encoded by the coding sequence ATGACAGCCGTCATTAGAGGGATCGGTGTATGTGTCCCACCAAAGATTGTTACTAACGATGATATTTCAAAAACACTTGATACCAGCGACCTGTGGATTCGTGAAAGGACGGGAATAGAGCGCCGGTACATGGTAGATGGCGAGATATCCACTATGGATCTCGCGATTAAAGCCGGGCTCAGGGCAATCGAATCGGCACAAACCAATAAAATAGACATGGTTATTGTTGCAACAACCTCTCCCGAAAGACTTTGCCCGGCAGTTGCTCCAGAAGTGGCTGACAAAATGGGGCTTAAAGGAGTCGCGGCATACGATATCACGTCTGCTTGCGCCGGATTTGTTTATGGCATGGCAACCGCAAAGGGCTTTGTGGAAAGCGGCATTGCCGATACTGTTTTGCTTATTGGCGCGGAAGCATTTACAAAATTTGTTAATAAAGATGATAGAACCACTTGGCCAATTTTTGGCGATGGTGCAGGTGCCATGGTTATCGGCAAAGGAGAGCCAGATGAACTAGGTGCGATTGGCCAATTTGATCTTGGTGCTGATGGTTCTCTCAGCGATGCATTATGCACACATGCAGGGGGGGCAAGGCAAAGGGTTAAGGACTCCTTAGGGCAACATGCGCAAAGCCATGCCTACTATCTCAGTATGAATGGCCGGGTCGTATATGAAAATGCAGTTTCACAAATGACCCAGTCTTCGCTCAAAGCGGTCAGACAGAACGATCTGACCATCGAAGAGTTAGACTGGATGATCGGACATCAAGCCAATATCAGAATTCTTCAAACAGTAGCGTATGAGTTAGACCTACCGGAATGTAAAGTAGCCAGCAACATTGCTGATCATGGCAATACGCTTACGGCTTCAATTCCATTGCTACTAAACGATTATGCACACAGCAACCAGCTAAAACCAGGTCAGAAACTTCTAATCACAGCATTTGGCGCAGGTTTCTCCTGGGGGTCAACGGTTGTGACCTGGCCAGATCTCAGAACCTATCAAAAAGAATGGAATTAA
- the nagB gene encoding glucosamine-6-phosphate deaminase has product MQVVILKDAAEVAAYGADIFTTQLKRKANSVLGLATGSTPVALYQELIKRNQANEISFAEVTSFNLDEYLGLDGSHPQSYRYFMQQQLFDHINIDKSNTHVPPGDAKNPITACGEYEARIKSAGGIDVQLLGIGRNGHIGFNEPSSGLTSRTRVKTLTKATIDDNARFFKADEYQPHLSITMGIGTILDAKKVVLLATGENKADAVVAMVEGPLTAACPASALQMHRDAVIVIDEAAASKLKDIEFYKHIENENQKLLDYLASL; this is encoded by the coding sequence ATGCAAGTAGTCATTTTAAAAGACGCTGCCGAAGTGGCAGCATATGGTGCAGACATTTTTACAACGCAATTAAAGCGTAAAGCTAACTCTGTGTTGGGATTAGCGACGGGTTCAACACCGGTTGCTTTGTATCAAGAATTAATTAAGCGTAACCAAGCGAACGAAATCAGTTTTGCTGAAGTTACCAGCTTTAACCTAGATGAATATTTAGGCCTCGATGGCTCGCATCCACAAAGTTATCGTTACTTTATGCAGCAGCAGCTGTTTGACCATATCAACATTGATAAAAGTAACACGCACGTACCGCCGGGTGATGCAAAAAATCCAATTACGGCGTGCGGCGAGTATGAAGCGCGTATTAAATCTGCTGGTGGAATTGATGTACAACTGTTAGGTATTGGCAGAAATGGCCATATTGGCTTTAACGAGCCATCTTCTGGGTTGACGTCACGCACTCGGGTTAAAACCCTAACGAAAGCGACGATTGATGATAATGCTCGTTTTTTTAAAGCTGATGAGTACCAACCTCACTTGTCAATCACAATGGGTATTGGCACGATTTTAGATGCTAAAAAAGTCGTGTTATTAGCGACTGGTGAAAATAAAGCTGATGCCGTTGTTGCTATGGTGGAAGGCCCGTTAACAGCTGCATGTCCGGCTTCAGCACTACAAATGCATCGTGATGCTGTAATCGTCATCGATGAAGCTGCGGCATCTAAGCTAAAAGATATTGAATTCTATAAGCATATTGAAAACGAAAATCAAAAGCTGTTGGACTATCTTGCCTCTCTGTAG